The genomic window GTCACTGTACAAAAAAAGGAAGTCCTTAgagatcatttaaaataattccaTAACAACTCTGAGAGATTAATACTGAGCCAATGAAAACTCTCAATTTCATGTTCTTTTCtgatttcatccatccatccatccattttctactgctttatccttcacatgatcGTTGCaggggggtgctgtgtcaatctcagctgacatagggcgacaggcgggggtcacaccctggggacacatatagacaaacaaccattcaccctcactctcacacctatggtcaatttagagtgtccaatttacctaatccccaaatgacatgtttttggactgtgggaggaaaccggagaacccacacacggggagaacatgcaaactccaagcagaaagacccttgttccaacacaccaaccgtgtggcccttccTTATTTcatgtgctcttttttttttcttatcaaaGCAACACTGTTACTGTAGCATTGTGAAGCTTCAGCCATGAGCACTGCCTGACTCTTTTTTGCTGTTCCACTACAGGGCTTAAATTCCTCCACTGTAAAATAATAGTTTTATCAGTACATAAGAGTTTTACATGTACAGTTTATAAAACAGTAATGGATTCTGTcgactttttattttcattttctttttgtttgaatgGCCGTGTGCTTCCCCTAAGtaacaacacatacagtagtACTCAAGCTTCAATCAATAatgaaacaatatttttataGATTTCCCCCCCATTTTtcaagcagagaaaaaaaacatgagctgTTTAATCCACCCTcgagaatgtgtttgtgttgtggagCAGCATGTTTACCAAGTGTCAGGTTTCAAGAAATGGAATATtaaaatgctgttgttgttgttgacgatgatgatgatgttttagccctggaggacagagggagCCCTTTACAGGAAACCCTCTCTAAGTAGGAGATTCCACTTGTAATTCAATTGATGGAATGTTTGGAGTGCACCTATGCACATTATGTTTTCACTATATACTCTCTTAGccagagctttttttttcatgtacatGCAGACTCACTTAGCACCAACAGATTCATCTAACCTCCTTTCACAGGTGGTGAAAGCAGTTTTTGCCAGTGGTTGAGACATTccattttctaaaaaaacaaaacatccttttaacgcagaaaaaaaaaacattttattcacacTGCAGTTTGGTGCCAGTCTATAAAATTCATACATAGAGACGAACTACACTATTTACATCTGTGAAACATGATAGAATCCAGCACAGTAATATGCCACAGCACATAACCGATGTAACACTTAGGCTCCGTTTCTGCTGATACTGTGGTATATTGATCTCTAAGGTACAGCTGTAATGTAAAGCGCGAGGTCAAATATCACTAACCACTGCCTCAAAATGACCAATTAAATTCAACTAATGTTAATTACAGGGCTTCTGCTGTGTCGGACTGCATTATAATTTGTATCATGTCGTGTGCCGTCTTCCTCCACATTGATCGGTGTGGATGATTAAGTTTGGACTCAACAAATAataagctttttcttttctcaatgTATACACCAAAGTGCACTGAATGTCAGATTGAGCCTGTATTGTTTTGTGAGACCCTTAAACTTAACTTTGCTTTCTGTACAAAACATGCACAGGATGTATAGAGAGCGTGTTCTGCTTCACTGCATCTTCCTAAGTAGATGTATATCTGCCAAGTGTTCCCCATGAGGCTGTTTGTGGATCCATTAACCTTCCAGTGGTGCCACTGACTGACTAACCCCGTACTCAGCACAATCTGCAGGTGCTTCCTCTGAAACTTCAGTGCATGAAAGCCTcttgatactttttttttttcattactgaAATGTGGACCCTGTTATTGCAACATCCATGCACCTTTTAAACAGACAACTGAAAATCTGTGAACTCATTCTTCAGGTAAACAAAAGCAGCACGTGAATTAAATAAAAGGTGCCGGTATATACACAGTACCCAATTTACTGGTGCACAAAGCTTTGTAAGATTGTGAGGATGTGTGTTGACTCATGCTGCCTGTCTAAATAAACTTGAGAAAATGGTAACATACCATTTAAAGTGTCAGATCTGATTTGCATAAAACatgtactttaaaaaaaagaaaagaaaaggatcttacacattttgttttgtgcttttctcTTGGTAAAGAGCTTGGTTTGTTATACGTGGAGATCGCAGTGATGGCTCACAGTTTGAAAAGGAGCAAACTGCaactggtgtaaaaaaaaactgagttaTGGCAGTTAAATTATCTGTGACTGGAggaaatgtacatatatatggaGATGAATAATTGATGAAGACAGAGAGCTCATATTGACTGACAGATCCTATTATCTCAGATCAACTCGAAAAGACCAGGGGTATTCAgaacacacacgtgcgcacacacacacacacatcagacagACGATGCATTGAAATTTTGGACACAAATCAGTTACAGTCTGTCATTGAGATTAtcattaaataagtaaaatgtTGTCTCAGCTCATAAATGTAAATTGAATTGCAATTAAAACGACAGGACACAGCTACCTTCTGTTTCAGGAGATCTCATTGATGTTTACACTGATCATGTAAAATGCACTACTGCAGAGCCACAGTTCTGAGTACTGAGTGCAAGAGTACACAAGCTTCTTCTGGTGGTACtttgaggaaaatcagaaatagtGTTCTACTGAATATAGatgtgagcagagcagagttGAGGGAAGTTGAccagagtgcgtagaaaatgaaacaaataacaaaaaaataataataattagagtcaaattatctcttgctccatcttaatctaatttcactataccagtgtgtgaagtatatgtgaggaagaggagcatgatgaaagagcaaatgatcttattgggaataaatctgcctcatgtgagtctgtagctgactttgaattttaacattggtgataatggtgttactaagagctattttctcaggtggttaTTGGTATAAAACTGAACCACCGCTATAGAGAGTATTTTCATTCACACTTAAGTAAAGTTAACTTTATTTCCACAGCAGggggttgaccaaagtgctttacaaggtAAAAAGGTACAAcaagaacataaaacacaaatagaaaaatatttaaatagtaTAATATAGCAAAGCTGCAAATCAAGTAAGATCTGTCTGGATAAACTATTGTAATTTCAAAGGGAAGGACAGAAAGAAGAGATAAGTCTTTAAAGTAATTTTAAATGTTCTATAATGGGGGTAGATTTATTCTGAAAGGGTAAGCATTTCCATAACTTGGAGGCAGCCACTAAGAAGGCTTGACTGCCCTGGGTTTCGAGCAAGAGCTGCTATGACAGGTAACATGGTGCCAGTCCACTAAAAGCTGtataaatcaagaaaaaaatgttgagaTCAATCATAAAATCAACAGGAAAGTAGTGGAGGGAGAACAACACAGGTGTGATGTGGTCCTGGTTCTTTTCACCAGTCAGTGGctgagcagcaggagcagcagttaTTTAGGCTGATGCACTTCGACCAAAATTGCTTATTTATTACTGTGCAAAAACATAGGGTACATAAATCATCATGAATCAGGTTTAGCAGATGAAGCGCAGACAAAAACCTCCACTGATTCTGACCCAGAACTCAGACAGATTACTGTCTAAGATCATGTCTTtatgcagagaaataaatatACCAGATGATCATTACGGTCATGATTATGATGTATGAATGTGTTATGGAAGTCATCCATAATGTAATGCTTGGACAACCTCCAGAGTCATTAAATGGTTAGGTAGCAATTCATTAACTAATAATGAATTAGATAAtagagtgagacagagattaataatgtcattaacatattattaatatttagtttcattaaaaaaatatatgcacAAAAGATTGTTTCAACTGACAAACATTTTGCATACATTTCTGTTTAAATCATATGtaaaattaaactttatttcaaCAACTCTGTATGTCTGCAACAATTGGATCCAATTCAGTGTTATATACTGTAGCTTCAATAATACACATATGATACACACCAAGTGGGCTTCACCCATATGAGGCATGTCTGTCGTAATTAATAAACTAAAATTAAAGCCTAAATTATGAAACATTTcagtaaattaaatatacatgAAGATGGTTGTGACATTcacaacatctatttatttaaataaatattatgtcaatattaaaataactaaaaactggacttcatttacacattcatttttgcTAATTTGTATATTTAGATCATATTTAGATTATCCTTTCCAACAATAATTCAAATTACAAGCACCAAGAGAGCCAGTGTACATCATGTCACAGTGCAACTCTTTAGCAGCTGATCTTTTGGGGATGACATGTGACCAAGGCTGATTTTCTATCCCAGTCCATttctggccataaataatacatgataaaactgaagctgcgggtaagggttaggcccagactttggacatgcctgatctaagataagataaaataagactttattaatcccacaaTGGGGAAATTCAGTCGTTGCCTCAACATGAAGGCAGTAACAATGTGAAAAAACTGAAAGACAGTaacaattatataataataaatatattacaatttatatatacatactatacacaaacagaaaaaatatatatacaatttcTAATCTACATGGTATTGATAATCTCGCTGCAGTTGCATATCAGAATGTGTAGGGGGCGATAGAGCACCCGTGCTtctgccaaaacacacacagcgaggAAGAAAACCGGCGCTGGTTTTGAACTTTGAAGAAGAATGTGAAAACTTTATCAGGCAGGTGtggctctgctgctgttactggtGCTACTGCTGCTGAGAAAGGGCAGAAAGTAAACCGACCAACCTCTGCGTTAACACCGAATGGTGTAACATTACGCGTAAGCTGTGGTTTTCACTGGGGAATTATTGCACAGGTGAGTGTTTACCAGTTTCTTATTTACCAACGGTAACAATGGGAAGCTTAGTCATGTCAACACTTGCACGGGGATGCTAATGTTAGCCTGCTTGTAGCTTCATTACGGGCGTAGACACGTTACAACGGGCGAAACACTGATTTAGTCAACACATCTGTACATGTTGGTTAAAACAAAGTAGTAGCAGCGTCATGCGCGACGGTTAAAAACGTATTACTTTCACTTATGTGACCCGAAAAGCCTGTAAATGATAATCTAATGTAGCTGTCGTGCTCAGTCAGAGCTAACGGCGATATAACACATGCATAACACCGATATTATCCTCATGTTCTCCTCTTTAACACAACTTTAGCTCTAGTTACGGACGAGGACACCATGGAGTCGTCTGTTGTGAACCCGTACAACCAGTTCCAGAGTCTCAGAGCTCAGGCGGACTGTCTGAATGAGGGCATTGAACCACGTAAGTTGTTTCCACACGTTGTTTTGGTATTTGCCACCGCGTTTGAAGCCTGCCACTGAAACAATGGGGCTTTTCAATGGGTGAAACTAGGGCTTAGCGATTTGGGGAAATCTCTATTGATATGATTTGCATTCGCACAAGGTACCAATGAAAactgtatgaaaatataaagatattaactgTAAACATCTTTACATCAGGAATGCACTATCAGGGTTGTATTATAGCTTATGCCAGTCTGAAGAAATCAGAGCATCTGACAGCCAAATGATGCAGATTTTATTTGGCCCGTGTGTTTGGCTGTCTCTGTCTGATCAAACAAAagtttaattaaagaaaaacgaATGCAAAAGTTGCTTAACTTCGACAAATATTGATTGAACAACACTTATGCTCTGTCTCTCCAATCTGCACTTTGtgactgcactgcagtgcatttaaatacatttaaaaaaaatcagctatatattaaatacagaaaacaataattcaAAAACTAACTCTTGAAAGAAAAGTTTTAGTGCACTTTGCAGCATTTATCAAATTCAGTGCAAACAATGTAAACTAAGTGTAAACTAAACTTGAGCATGgatcttctctgtgtgtttttcattcagttttaatctaaaaatgttttaagGGCCACAGTGAATTATTAACCACAGAGGATGAATGCAGGAACAGTGCTGTAAAGTCTGATGAGGCCTTTGTTCAATAAAAATTTCCATGTCAATAGTCCAGATAATGCAGCTCATTTCCATTTTAACCAACAGGAAAGCACTATAATTGATTTGCTCTCTTAACAGCAGAGCACTCTTTTCTTTGACCcggttcagacctggtattaacatccatgcCAAGTGATACAATCATGAGTGGACACTGGACAGCACTTAGTACAGATCTGAACACACCCATTGCATCCTGAATGTGTTCTCAAATTCGATCATATAAAACCACAAAGTCAGACTTGTTGAAAACATGTGAACTTCTATTCCGATCACATTTTGGTCACAGGAGATGCAGAGCAGACAGAGCACAATTTAATGCCAGATGTAAGCAGGCTTACTGTCCACTTGTAAATAGATCACTCGGGACAGATGTTAAAACCAGGCCTGAAAGTGGCTTGTGTTTTGCTCTGTGCTGAGATAATTTGCATAATTCCCTCTGAATTAAGGGGTTATTGGGACCAAATCCACATAAGGAGCGGGGGTTAATATGCCCAGCAGCAGTAACATTGCGTTTTTTTCAGAGTTCCTTCAGATGGCGATAAACTTTGAGGAGTGTCGCAAGAAGTGGATGCGGGCAAGCGATGAGCTGGTTTCTTGTAAAGAGATGCTGACTAAAGCAGAGACTGAGCGAGGAGCCCTGGACGTCAAACTGAAGCACGCCCGCAACCAGGTGGACGTTGAGATTCGCCGGCGTCAAAAGGCTGAGATGGTCTATGAGAAGCTGGTATGTAAAATGGGTTACACAGCCTCACATTTAGGTGCATTAATAAGTCATTTTTGGTAAAACTCTCATTGTATAAATCCGCATTACACTTATTGAAACATGAACTCATGGGTAAATTTGTGTTTATCTGCTCTGCTGTTCCATTTGCTGGTTGGTGGGTGTAAAAGGAACGCCAGCTACAGCTGATTAAGGACCTGCTGATATCGGACAACAACGCTAACAGTATCAACTTGAGCGAGGAGCAGCGTTCTGCCCTGGCCTTCCTCAGTGCCCACTCCCAGGCAGCGCAGGCTGCTAAAGTCAACCTCAATTCAAGCCGAAGGTCAGAGCCTCATATCTGTTGCTGTGTATGAGCTTCCAGTTATCAtaggttgtgtttccatcatggtacagtttggtttggtactacaggtacagtttggaacagcCAAGTCCTGGGTCAGGTTTGCTTTTCGACTGAGAGCAGTACCGTTACTAGGTGGgtggggtgtgggctgtgcccgatggcgGACTGGTGCGATGACatgcacaacacaacagacaacaatggagaacatcctgcagatttttttttccctgcttgATTTGTCACGATTGCAAGGGAattatgtttttctgttgcccaatcagctgactgttgtggttGGAGCCGGGGTAACTgcaccgtaccattttactccaATGGCACCCCAAGCGAAAGGAAAATGGAACCGTTGGGGCCAGTTATtgtggtactattcctaattgAAACGCAAAAATGTattctctttttaattttacaggTTAACAACAATCGATGAATCTGCATCTTTGCTGTCAGACATTAGCTATGACCAAACAGATGACTCGCTGGTAAAATCTTAAGCATTTACCTGAATATTGCTAAAGAGCTGATTTTAGGAAACAGACTCCAATAATGCGTGATCTGGTAAATATTCTTATTGAACCTCTCCTGTAGGACTGGGATTCATCTGTAATGAAGACTGTGAGACTGAGGAAACGGCAGAAACGGGTGAGTAATGTCTGAAGTTGCTTGCATTAATAACAATGTAATCTTCaccaatgtgtttttttttccggcTTAGTCATTATTTTGTGTTCACCTGTATTTATCTTGCTGTTATTCTATGAGAACATGTTTTTGGATTTAAATTTACAGCGTTCCTCCAGAAAACTCTGTGACGGTCCCCCACAGGCTGTGAAGAAAACTCGCTCTACTGGACGCATATCAGATAGGGTAATGCTGACCTCTACTGCTAAATGCACTAAAAGCATTAACATAACAGAAACAAGAGAAACTGAATTGCTACCatgtccttttatttattaaaccaAGTAAAATATGCACATCTACTGAAAAGAgtattatattaaatatctttctttcttctttttttgttttttaaaataattcagaTAAATGAGTCTGTTGTGGCCAAAACTACTATCACTGTGCCTGTAAACGGTGTTGCTGTTCAGGCGGTCTCTACCATTGAAACTGTGCCTTACTGGAcaagcagcagaaagaaaagtgGTGAGAatattaaagatttaaaaaaaaaatcttataacgacaaattcacaaaattgTGACTATATTAGTTTGTCAGTTGGACCTTTTTTCCTTTGATTTACTAATGAGTGATTATGTCTACAGTTGCTCCAAGCTGGGCTGATACAACCACTACTGACCAATCAGAGACTGCCAGTGAGGCTCCCAGCACATCAGTTTCAGATTTCCCTCACCAATTTCAAACTCCCAAAGCtaaaggaggaaagaaacacCATTTCGTTCCCAAAACAGTAAGACCTCACTACTGTGAAGGTTAAGTGATTCATACTGACGTGTAAGTCGACATTGACTAAACACACTTTGCTCCTCTCTATCCCAAGGTGATCCGGTCTGAATTCTGTGTGCCATGTGGCAGAAGAACAAAGTTTGGCAAGGTTTTCCTTCGCTGTCAGGATTGCAGGGTCGTGGCCCATCCAGAATGTCGCGAGCGTTGCCCCTTGCCCTGTAATCCAACAGTTCCCAGCACTCCCATCACAAACACGGAGGTACATCTATCTCACTTAACTTTACTCTTCTTCATACGTTTTCTTTTACATACATGTTACCTAcatacaaacgtgtgtgtgtgttgtgtgtgttgtgtgtgttgtgtgtaaaggCCACCTTGGCTGATTTTGCTCCAGCCACCTCCCCAAAGATCCCAGCTTTGGTTATCTGCTGCATTAAGGAGATTGAGCACAGAGGCCTAAATGAGGTGAGACAGACTAAAtcaaagttgttgtttattattcacCTTCAAATCAATGTTCTGAACCTTTTCCTTGGTACACTAGAACAGGTAATCCCTTCT from Solea senegalensis isolate Sse05_10M linkage group LG4, IFAPA_SoseM_1, whole genome shotgun sequence includes these protein-coding regions:
- the LOC122767601 gene encoding rac GTPase-activating protein 1-like, coding for MESSVVNPYNQFQSLRAQADCLNEGIEPQFLQMAINFEECRKKWMRASDELVSCKEMLTKAETERGALDVKLKHARNQVDVEIRRRQKAEMVYEKLERQLQLIKDLLISDNNANSINLSEEQRSALAFLSAHSQAAQAAKVNLNSSRRLTTIDESASLLSDISYDQTDDSLDWDSSVMKTVRLRKRQKRRSSRKLCDGPPQAVKKTRSTGRISDRINESVVAKTTITVPVNGVAVQAVSTIETVPYWTSSRKKSVAPSWADTTTTDQSETASEAPSTSVSDFPHQFQTPKAKGGKKHHFVPKTVIRSEFCVPCGRRTKFGKVFLRCQDCRVVAHPECRERCPLPCNPTVPSTPITNTEATLADFAPATSPKIPALVICCIKEIEHRGLNEVGLYRISGQERMVKELKEKLIRGKVLPQLNKVEDINVVTGVLKDFLRNLPEPLLTFHLNKAFMEAAEIQDDGNSLAMMYQAISELPQPNRDTLACLMIHLQKVSHSVATKMDVNNLARVFGPTLVGHAVSDPDPMTILHDTSRQPRVIERLLSISAHYWSQFASPDIAAMENDHQFETPEHKVSILGPVTTPERQMMSKTPSSSSLSKRMMQTLSSTTIFGSKGKATAASNRQGTFFSSPQLV